The Muricauda sp. SCSIO 65647 genome includes a region encoding these proteins:
- a CDS encoding LexA family transcriptional regulator, whose amino-acid sequence MENETTIKRFVDIRRELGFTQAEFAEKLGVSNTTADIERGRTKLSGKVVTELLRQFKVNPLWLFGESDQQYLDTSRVSVIPKVVTVDSAEHDNMVLVNAKAAAGYPQNISDTSFYRQLPAFDLPIPEFRNATYRGFQVEGDSMLPNLKPGDWVLARAIEHIDHVSANKMYVVVLQDSVMVKKIEKRPNSNNVTLVSLNEAYPPYNIKPFQIQEIWEVSSKLTFDVNATTERGLLKQLQESMEELKKQVGQVKN is encoded by the coding sequence ATGGAAAACGAAACCACTATAAAACGCTTTGTTGATATTCGCCGTGAATTGGGCTTTACCCAAGCCGAGTTTGCCGAGAAACTGGGCGTATCGAATACGACTGCCGATATCGAGCGTGGCCGTACGAAACTATCGGGCAAAGTGGTGACCGAATTGTTGCGACAGTTCAAGGTCAATCCGCTTTGGTTGTTCGGTGAAAGTGATCAACAGTATTTAGACACCTCTAGGGTAAGCGTTATTCCCAAAGTGGTGACCGTCGATAGCGCAGAACATGACAATATGGTATTGGTCAATGCCAAAGCTGCTGCAGGTTATCCACAGAATATCTCCGATACCAGCTTTTATAGACAATTGCCCGCGTTTGATTTGCCGATACCGGAGTTTCGCAACGCCACCTATCGTGGTTTTCAGGTCGAGGGAGACAGTATGCTGCCCAACCTAAAGCCCGGCGATTGGGTACTGGCCCGTGCCATTGAACATATCGATCATGTCAGTGCCAATAAAATGTATGTGGTCGTCTTGCAAGACTCGGTGATGGTGAAGAAAATCGAAAAGAGGCCCAATTCAAACAATGTGACCTTGGTGTCGTTGAACGAGGCCTATCCTCCTTACAACATTAAACCCTTTCAGATACAAGAGATATGGGAGGTCAGCAGCAAGCTTACCTTTGATGTGAATGCAACGACCGAACGCGGTCTGCTGAAACAATTGCAAGAATCAATGGAAGAATTAAAAAAGCAGGTAGGTCAAGTAAAGAATTGA